The Cytobacillus sp. IB215665 genome contains the following window.
AAAAACTTTTAAATAACGGCAATGTAGCTGTGCCTGAACAAGAAGTATCTAAACCGAAACCAGTTGAGCAAAATACTTCTAAACCAGCTCCACAAACTGAAGTTAAAGAGCCAGCTACTGAACAGTCAAGTGCTTTAAGCAAGTTTGAACAAGAAGTTGTTGACTTAACGAATGCTGAGCGTGCAAAAAATGGATTATCTGCGTTAAAGATTGATGAGGAATTAAGTAAAGTAGCACGTACTAAATCTGCTGATATGCAGTCTAACAAATATTTTGACCATAATAG
Protein-coding sequences here:
- a CDS encoding CAP domain-containing protein; translation: MKKTFLLSTAAAVTLLISSPGMSSAANNPNTNTSNFKIDCPTPQEIQFNEGQLTPNLQKVITQMTEGNVNIEDMLNQIAEKYNIDLTEAKKLLNNGNVAVPEQEVSKPKPVEQNTSKPAPQTEVKEPATEQSSALSKFEQEVVDLTNAERAKNGLSALKIDEELSKVARTKSADMQSNKYFDHN